The proteins below are encoded in one region of Streptomyces sp. NBC_00490:
- a CDS encoding TniB family NTP-binding protein, which yields MTRALSHDGPLDGLPSRTRIAELILGSRPPLDTYVGWQHYRTHYDLLVPAPTISPQRWSMLPEGRKYDYDLYRELTNANLPLQDTPMHDKVGKLIRRRLSGNTRKKNDPTRAGVMISGWGNYGKTASVCSAGAVFEKQWLELHSHLNPQALPGTRDLHAPVVYVSTPVTATPKSLCTSILGFFRAPTRKSATLPELVRQVADSLYDHGVKALILDDISRLRMHRADDQDVLDLMRAFMSLDVTLILTGVNISGIGLLREAKWNKKTRQWEMPPLESTRIHGLEVTQTEHRFELIEIDRFRYTTPKQIAAFVNHLKGIEKHLRLMNATQGMLTGGGMPEYLMRRTGGVIGLLGRLLEDGAQEAMESGKEMIDESLLNEIVLRRDEPEQPPDEPIIPAAPRTAVKKATQAKRPRNTVFDDPGPSARAGA from the coding sequence GTGACCCGAGCCCTCTCTCACGATGGTCCGCTGGACGGTCTGCCTTCACGAACCAGGATCGCCGAGCTGATCCTGGGCAGCCGCCCGCCCCTCGACACCTACGTCGGCTGGCAGCACTACCGCACCCACTACGACCTACTCGTCCCCGCTCCGACAATCTCCCCGCAGCGGTGGTCGATGCTCCCTGAGGGCCGCAAGTACGACTACGACCTCTACCGGGAGCTGACGAACGCGAACCTCCCGCTGCAGGACACCCCCATGCACGACAAGGTCGGCAAGCTGATCCGGCGCCGGTTGAGCGGCAACACGAGGAAGAAGAACGACCCGACCCGCGCCGGCGTCATGATCAGCGGCTGGGGCAACTACGGCAAGACCGCGTCTGTCTGCTCAGCCGGGGCCGTCTTCGAAAAGCAGTGGCTGGAACTCCACAGCCACCTCAACCCCCAGGCTCTGCCGGGCACCCGCGATCTCCACGCACCGGTCGTCTATGTCTCGACCCCGGTGACGGCAACCCCGAAAAGCCTTTGCACGTCGATCTTAGGCTTCTTCCGGGCCCCGACCCGCAAGTCGGCCACGCTGCCGGAACTGGTACGGCAGGTCGCCGACTCCCTTTATGACCATGGCGTCAAAGCTCTGATTCTGGACGACATCAGCCGGCTGCGGATGCACAGAGCCGACGACCAGGACGTCCTCGACCTGATGCGGGCCTTTATGAGCCTGGACGTCACTCTGATCCTGACGGGCGTCAACATCTCCGGCATCGGGCTGCTGCGTGAGGCCAAGTGGAACAAGAAGACCCGGCAATGGGAGATGCCACCGCTGGAGTCGACCCGCATCCACGGTTTGGAGGTCACCCAGACGGAACACCGCTTCGAGCTCATCGAGATCGACCGGTTCCGCTACACCACCCCGAAACAGATCGCGGCCTTCGTCAATCACCTGAAGGGAATCGAGAAGCACCTGCGGCTGATGAACGCGACGCAGGGCATGCTCACCGGCGGCGGTATGCCGGAGTACTTGATGCGTCGCACCGGCGGTGTCATCGGCCTGCTGGGACGCCTGCTCGAAGACGGCGCCCAGGAAGCCATGGAGTCCGGGAAGGAAATGATCGACGAGAGCCTGCTGAACGAGATCGTGCTCCGGCGGGACGAGCCCGAGCAGCCGCCGGACGAGCCCATCATCCCGGCCGCCCCGCGGACCGCCGTCAAGAAGGCCACGCAGGCGAAACGACCCCGGAACACCGTTTTCGATGACCCTGGCCCGTCTGCCCGCGCGGGCGCCTGA
- a CDS encoding DEAD/DEAH box helicase: MHSLDPLATSRMISDTYRRYLRSLLPLREPRLAEALAHAIDTSPLLTKGPLLEATPAYAPGATLNELVAEGVLDPAFRQLTGPALPADRPLYRHQEQALRKAVAGRNLVVATGTGSGKTESFLLPVLNALAAEHARGTLGPGIRALLLYPMNALANDQMKRLRRLLADAPHITFGRYTGDTKDDPQRAADTFEQLNPGEPRLPNELLSRREMRATPPHILLTNYAMLEYLLLRPQDMDLFEGEQAGSWRFVVVDEAHVYDGARGAELAMLLRRLKDRVGQGREIQAIATSATVGAEENPAAVTAFAQALFDVPFRWDASDPAAQDLVTATRVATPDGPHWGPLATTEYLRLATTADPEPEIVSAARMHGLPAGTTAATALAAEAGTAALRRALADGPRPVNEIARDVFPGDPVGPAAVTALIQLASQVTDTDGAPVLSARYHLFARATEGAFTCLDPAGLHLDLARHETCARCARPSFELGACRRCGAVHLHGTFTGKGAQARLTHRKSPDSPHTWLLLDGDGSDTGADEDDETLGDSAKGGLKERRLCTRCAAVHPAATASCTAPGCNGTELRRVHQLDTHEGTPAACLACGARGHGMIRLFEAGNEASAAVLSTALYQALPPATDGPAAALPGQGRKLLFFSDSRQAAAYFAPYLEDSYTRIQHRRLITQAVRQGCPDPDEPLHIDDLVAHTIRAADRAGVFRRNDSRQAKQREVALWVMQEVLSLDDRQSLEGLGLLRIDIDREPFWQPPAALTSLGLTDDEAWLLLQELLRTLRNQGALTMPEDVDAGDEAFAPRKGPIWVRSQGSEAKRRVISWLPSAASASNRRVDYLVRVLDVLGHQGERRATALDVLNRLWTDLTTGHLANWLPSESQPGIGVVRRLDHAWLRVRPVTADSGPLYVCDRCRRITALSVRGVCPTLRCTGRLEDFNPSPETDEHLRRLYLTFDPVPLRAQEHTAQWTGEKAAEIQGEFVRGQVNALSCSTTFELGVDVGELQAVVLRNMPPSTANYVQRAGRAGRRADSAALVLTYAQRRPHDLARFAEPERMIAGEVRAPIVPVDNVRIDRRHAHSIALAAFLRAMKDERGRIWRKAGEFFLPDDTTGEIAAHTVRDWLTPVPESVMASLRRVLPNKVQKEIGLDSGDWVVELDRLLRAAQQILDQDVTSYSERRDQAAAARKYRQAEMYEKVIRNLTQRELLGVLANRNVLPKYGFPVDTVELRIPQEGGAVSGQLELTRDLSAAVHEYAPGAEIVAGGHLWASAGVYRLPDRELVSRHYAVCAACGRYREATALVDPVCAACSTQSAAAQRRYVEPVYGFVAARGPQRRPGQTPPRRSWYGDVHMSTDTADLQEGATTFVSGHTTPWSAGTRGEMVVVSEGPAGAGYQICDWCGWGRPNAQAGSPRGGHPHLLKDTQCTGPLRVVSLAHRYQTDFLQIHLDPLTALTATAARLRSGLYALLEGAAAHLEISRDDIDGTVHTGTDGMPSLLLFDTTPGGAGNAVSMGERLEPVVSAALARVAACECGPESSCYACLRNFRNERFHELLSRREAIALLDALTGNVS, translated from the coding sequence GTGCACAGCCTCGACCCGCTCGCCACCTCCCGCATGATCAGCGACACCTACCGCCGCTACCTGCGTTCCCTGCTGCCCCTGCGCGAGCCCCGCCTGGCCGAGGCCCTCGCCCATGCCATCGACACCAGCCCGCTGCTCACCAAGGGGCCGCTGCTGGAGGCCACCCCCGCCTACGCGCCGGGCGCCACCCTGAACGAGCTCGTCGCAGAGGGGGTACTCGACCCAGCGTTCCGGCAGCTGACCGGCCCTGCGCTGCCCGCCGATCGTCCCCTGTACCGGCATCAGGAACAGGCGCTGCGCAAGGCCGTCGCCGGACGCAACCTCGTCGTGGCCACCGGCACCGGCTCCGGTAAGACCGAGAGCTTCCTCCTGCCCGTCCTCAACGCCCTTGCCGCCGAACACGCCCGCGGCACCCTCGGACCTGGCATCCGCGCCCTGCTGCTCTACCCGATGAACGCCCTGGCCAACGACCAGATGAAGCGACTGCGCCGACTGCTGGCCGACGCCCCCCACATCACCTTCGGCCGCTACACCGGCGACACCAAGGACGATCCGCAGCGCGCCGCCGACACCTTCGAGCAGCTCAACCCCGGCGAACCGCGCCTGCCCAACGAACTGCTCAGCCGACGCGAGATGCGCGCCACACCGCCCCACATCCTGCTCACCAACTACGCCATGCTGGAGTACCTGCTGCTCCGCCCCCAGGACATGGACCTCTTCGAGGGAGAGCAGGCCGGTTCCTGGCGGTTCGTCGTCGTCGACGAGGCCCATGTCTACGACGGAGCGCGCGGCGCGGAACTCGCCATGCTGCTGCGCCGCTTGAAGGACCGTGTGGGGCAGGGGCGGGAGATCCAGGCCATCGCCACCAGTGCAACCGTCGGCGCGGAGGAGAACCCGGCCGCCGTCACCGCCTTCGCCCAGGCCCTCTTCGACGTCCCCTTCCGCTGGGACGCGAGCGATCCGGCCGCCCAGGACCTGGTCACCGCGACCCGGGTCGCCACACCCGACGGCCCGCACTGGGGGCCGCTGGCGACCACCGAGTACCTGCGCCTGGCCACGACCGCCGACCCGGAGCCGGAGATCGTGTCGGCAGCGCGCATGCACGGCCTGCCCGCCGGCACGACCGCGGCCACCGCCCTCGCAGCCGAGGCCGGAACCGCAGCTCTGCGCCGGGCCCTCGCCGACGGACCCCGGCCCGTGAACGAGATCGCCCGCGACGTCTTCCCCGGTGACCCCGTCGGACCCGCGGCGGTCACCGCGCTCATCCAACTCGCCAGCCAGGTGACCGACACCGACGGCGCTCCCGTGCTCTCCGCCCGCTACCACCTCTTCGCACGCGCCACGGAAGGCGCCTTCACCTGCCTCGACCCGGCAGGTCTCCACCTCGACCTGGCCCGCCACGAGACCTGCGCGCGGTGTGCCCGCCCCTCCTTCGAGCTGGGCGCCTGCCGCCGCTGCGGTGCCGTACACCTGCACGGCACCTTCACCGGCAAGGGGGCACAAGCCCGCCTCACACACCGCAAATCTCCCGACAGCCCCCACACCTGGCTGCTCCTCGACGGGGACGGCTCGGACACCGGTGCCGACGAGGACGACGAGACACTCGGCGACAGCGCCAAGGGCGGCCTCAAGGAACGCAGACTGTGCACCCGCTGCGCGGCCGTGCACCCCGCGGCCACGGCATCCTGCACCGCTCCCGGATGCAATGGCACCGAACTGCGCCGCGTCCACCAGCTCGACACCCACGAGGGCACCCCGGCCGCATGCCTCGCCTGCGGAGCGCGCGGTCACGGCATGATCCGCCTGTTCGAGGCGGGTAACGAGGCTTCGGCCGCCGTCCTCAGCACCGCCCTCTACCAGGCGCTGCCGCCGGCGACCGACGGCCCGGCCGCCGCACTGCCCGGACAGGGCCGCAAGCTGCTGTTCTTCAGCGACAGCCGACAGGCCGCCGCGTACTTCGCGCCCTACCTGGAGGACTCCTACACCCGCATCCAGCACCGGCGCCTGATCACCCAGGCCGTCCGGCAGGGCTGCCCCGACCCCGACGAGCCCCTGCACATCGACGACCTCGTCGCCCACACCATCCGCGCCGCCGACCGCGCCGGAGTCTTCCGCCGCAACGACTCCCGCCAGGCCAAGCAGCGCGAAGTGGCCCTGTGGGTGATGCAGGAAGTGCTCAGCCTCGACGACCGCCAGTCACTCGAAGGCCTCGGCCTGCTCCGGATCGACATCGACCGCGAGCCGTTCTGGCAACCGCCCGCCGCCCTCACCTCACTCGGCCTCACGGACGACGAGGCATGGCTGCTGCTGCAGGAACTCCTGCGCACCCTGCGCAACCAGGGCGCGCTCACCATGCCTGAGGACGTCGACGCGGGCGACGAGGCGTTCGCCCCACGCAAGGGGCCCATCTGGGTTCGCTCCCAGGGCTCTGAGGCCAAGCGCAGGGTGATCAGCTGGCTGCCCAGCGCCGCGAGCGCCTCGAACCGGCGCGTCGACTACCTCGTACGCGTACTCGACGTCCTCGGCCACCAGGGCGAACGACGGGCCACCGCCCTCGATGTCCTGAACCGCCTGTGGACCGACCTCACGACAGGTCACCTCGCCAACTGGCTGCCGTCCGAAAGCCAACCGGGGATCGGCGTCGTCCGCCGACTCGACCACGCCTGGCTGCGGGTGCGGCCGGTGACGGCGGACAGCGGTCCGCTGTACGTCTGCGACCGCTGCCGCCGTATCACCGCGCTGTCCGTGCGCGGTGTGTGCCCGACGCTGCGCTGTACAGGACGCCTGGAGGACTTCAATCCGTCGCCCGAGACGGACGAGCACCTGCGGCGCCTCTACCTGACGTTCGACCCCGTTCCCCTGCGCGCCCAGGAGCACACCGCGCAGTGGACCGGGGAGAAGGCCGCCGAGATCCAGGGGGAGTTCGTCCGAGGGCAGGTCAACGCCCTGTCCTGCTCCACCACCTTCGAACTCGGCGTCGACGTCGGTGAACTCCAGGCCGTCGTCCTGCGCAACATGCCGCCCTCCACCGCCAACTACGTCCAGCGCGCCGGCCGCGCCGGCCGCCGCGCCGACTCGGCTGCGCTGGTCCTCACCTACGCGCAGCGGCGGCCCCACGACCTCGCCCGGTTCGCGGAGCCCGAGCGGATGATCGCCGGGGAGGTACGGGCCCCGATCGTCCCCGTCGACAACGTCCGGATCGACCGCCGCCACGCCCACTCCATCGCGCTCGCCGCCTTCCTCCGTGCCATGAAGGACGAGCGGGGCCGGATCTGGCGCAAGGCGGGAGAGTTCTTCCTTCCCGACGACACCACCGGCGAGATCGCCGCCCACACGGTGCGCGACTGGCTGACCCCCGTCCCGGAGAGCGTCATGGCCTCCCTGCGCAGGGTTCTCCCCAACAAGGTGCAGAAGGAGATCGGCCTCGACTCCGGCGACTGGGTCGTTGAACTGGACCGTCTCCTGCGGGCCGCACAGCAGATCCTCGACCAGGACGTCACCTCGTACAGCGAACGCCGCGACCAGGCCGCCGCCGCCCGCAAGTACCGGCAGGCGGAGATGTACGAGAAGGTCATCCGCAACCTTACCCAACGCGAACTGCTCGGCGTTCTCGCCAACCGCAACGTGCTGCCCAAGTACGGCTTCCCTGTGGACACCGTCGAACTGCGCATCCCCCAGGAGGGCGGCGCCGTCTCGGGGCAACTCGAACTCACCCGCGACCTGAGCGCCGCCGTCCACGAGTACGCCCCGGGGGCCGAGATCGTGGCGGGCGGCCATCTGTGGGCGTCCGCCGGCGTCTATCGGCTGCCGGACCGCGAACTGGTCAGCCGCCACTACGCCGTGTGCGCGGCCTGCGGCCGCTATCGGGAGGCCACCGCACTCGTGGACCCCGTCTGCGCCGCCTGCAGCACCCAGTCCGCGGCCGCGCAACGCCGCTACGTCGAACCGGTCTACGGTTTCGTCGCCGCGCGTGGCCCACAGCGCCGCCCGGGGCAGACCCCGCCACGACGGTCCTGGTACGGCGACGTCCACATGTCCACCGACACTGCCGACCTCCAGGAAGGCGCGACCACCTTCGTCTCCGGCCACACCACGCCCTGGTCGGCGGGCACCCGGGGAGAGATGGTGGTTGTCTCCGAGGGACCGGCCGGCGCCGGATACCAGATCTGCGACTGGTGCGGCTGGGGCCGTCCGAACGCCCAGGCCGGATCTCCGCGCGGCGGCCACCCGCACCTGCTGAAGGACACCCAGTGCACGGGCCCCCTCCGTGTCGTCTCCCTCGCTCATCGGTACCAGACCGACTTCCTCCAGATCCATCTGGACCCGCTCACAGCCTTGACCGCCACCGCGGCCCGTCTGCGTTCCGGCCTGTACGCGCTGCTCGAAGGCGCCGCGGCGCACCTGGAGATCAGTCGCGATGACATCGACGGCACGGTTCACACCGGCACCGACGGCATGCCGTCCCTGCTGCTCTTCGACACCACTCCGGGGGGCGCGGGCAATGCCGTGTCCATGGGCGAGCGGCTCGAACCGGTTGTCTCTGCCGCGCTTGCCCGGGTGGCGGCCTGCGAGTGCGGCCCGGAGAGCAGCTGCTACGCGTGCCTGCGGAACTTCCGCAACGAGCGCTTCCACGAGCTGCTGAGCCGCCGCGAGGCCATCGCACTCCTCGATGCCCTGACTGGCAATGTGAGCTGA
- a CDS encoding TniQ family protein, translated as MHPLPRSLEPASGESLVSYLLRLGHRLSLPPLQLIRAAGWTDRVQATHIPGSLLLNLTGPEAQGFTRLTRQTAEEVSALTLKQWRDRYPPIAWSSVPGPRPKRPDPWLFVGSPRYCPSCLAGDGTPAQQLHGGPWHKLWHLPFVFSCVEHQTYLEASCPHCGQPRAISGRLIERANDHTLHPAQCRWTIDTSTQKRKSRACGGRLDQRGTTDPCHRPHPTPGILRFQQSLLARLEPPTQATDASEYFTDLRLATALIATTWPVGQHLLDTTLAGHVTAYVHSTSGNSSTSNGLQHNRLRDVPPRDPIACAGLLRAAHSLLEADDLSEHLSQLVHTPGERPTRTPWVRIYARHEESCSRRFRDAAEPSTRTYRKIGGPQGLRAPLRDDYRPEHIPAYLEPDWYERYFAPIAGIAPKVLRRTAAVRLVQWAIGGPLDEAATYLGIAPDRVRFRSNTDFQRWERAGRNPAEFERVLRDLSAELRAPHRPLIDYQRRREALRDWALPPDEWDALVSELPPIPGPIRPAVGDRKRQDASVFIWVQVTQGEHLFAPRPIEAEQPQDVQREWALRRNTTWYNLVRPDTFRHYADLRKLLAEYAQQLARDIDSGAGR; from the coding sequence ATGCATCCACTGCCCCGGAGTCTCGAACCTGCCTCAGGAGAGTCCCTTGTCAGCTACCTGCTTCGGCTAGGGCATCGCCTCAGCCTCCCGCCTCTGCAACTGATCCGTGCGGCGGGCTGGACCGATCGCGTCCAAGCTACTCACATCCCAGGCAGTCTGCTGCTGAATCTCACCGGGCCGGAGGCCCAAGGATTCACCCGACTGACCCGCCAGACAGCCGAGGAAGTGTCGGCACTGACACTGAAACAGTGGCGAGACCGGTATCCCCCCATCGCCTGGTCATCCGTGCCCGGACCGAGACCGAAGAGGCCGGACCCATGGCTTTTCGTCGGCTCCCCGCGGTATTGCCCCTCCTGCCTGGCGGGCGACGGCACCCCGGCCCAGCAACTCCACGGCGGCCCCTGGCACAAGCTCTGGCACCTACCCTTTGTCTTCAGCTGCGTAGAACACCAGACCTATCTGGAAGCAAGCTGCCCGCACTGCGGGCAGCCGCGCGCCATATCAGGGCGCCTGATTGAGCGGGCCAACGATCACACCCTGCACCCAGCGCAATGCCGGTGGACGATCGACACCTCAACGCAGAAACGAAAGTCGCGCGCCTGCGGCGGCAGACTCGATCAGCGAGGTACTACGGATCCCTGCCATCGGCCACACCCAACACCAGGCATCCTCCGCTTCCAGCAGTCCCTGCTTGCCCGCCTGGAGCCGCCGACTCAGGCCACGGACGCATCCGAGTACTTCACGGATCTCCGGCTGGCCACCGCACTGATCGCCACTACTTGGCCAGTAGGGCAGCATCTTCTCGACACCACCCTCGCCGGGCATGTGACCGCGTACGTCCACTCCACTTCAGGGAATTCGAGTACCAGCAACGGTCTGCAGCACAATCGCTTGCGCGATGTACCGCCCCGTGACCCGATCGCCTGTGCCGGACTCCTACGCGCCGCACACTCCTTGCTCGAAGCAGACGATCTGTCCGAGCACCTTTCCCAACTCGTCCACACCCCCGGAGAACGGCCGACACGCACGCCCTGGGTGCGCATCTACGCCCGCCATGAAGAATCATGCTCTCGACGATTCCGAGACGCGGCAGAGCCATCGACACGCACCTACCGCAAAATCGGCGGCCCGCAAGGACTGCGAGCACCGCTGCGGGACGACTACCGACCAGAACACATCCCGGCATACCTGGAGCCGGACTGGTATGAAAGATACTTCGCACCCATTGCCGGAATCGCCCCGAAGGTCTTGCGTCGAACCGCTGCAGTCCGGCTCGTCCAGTGGGCCATAGGCGGACCCCTCGATGAGGCCGCGACCTACCTCGGCATCGCCCCGGACCGCGTGCGGTTCAGATCCAACACCGACTTCCAACGCTGGGAGCGCGCAGGACGCAACCCGGCCGAGTTCGAACGAGTCCTCCGCGACCTCAGCGCCGAACTCCGAGCACCCCACCGACCACTCATCGACTACCAGCGCCGCCGTGAGGCACTCAGGGACTGGGCTCTGCCTCCTGACGAATGGGACGCCTTGGTCAGCGAGTTACCACCCATCCCCGGCCCCATTCGGCCGGCAGTCGGCGACCGCAAACGTCAGGACGCCTCCGTATTCATCTGGGTACAGGTCACACAAGGCGAGCACCTCTTCGCCCCGCGCCCCATTGAGGCCGAACAGCCTCAAGACGTCCAACGCGAATGGGCTCTTCGCCGCAACACCACCTGGTACAACCTCGTCCGGCCAGATACCTTTCGGCACTACGCCGACCTACGGAAACTCCTCGCCGAATATGCCCAACAGCTCGCCCGGGACATCGACTCGGGTGCAGGCAGATAA